From a region of the Chroicocephalus ridibundus chromosome 8, bChrRid1.1, whole genome shotgun sequence genome:
- the PLPP3 gene encoding phospholipid phosphatase 3 isoform X2 produces the protein MLKGRAGLPFLIIETSTIQPYQRGFYCDDDSIRYPLKTMETINDAVLCAAGILIAILAIITGELYRIHYLKEKSHSFIQNPYVAALYKQVGCFVFGCAISQSFTDIAKVSVGRLRPHFLEVCDLDFSTINCGKGVYIQNYTCRGSDSKVQEARKSFFSGHASFSLYTMLYLVFYLQARFTWKGARLLRPLLQFTLIMMAFYTGLSRVSDHKHHPTDVLAGFAQGALVAYCVVFYVSDLFKPKTKTCLPPPPIRKEILSPVDIIERNNHHNMV, from the exons CTGGGTTGCCCTTCCTCATCATCGAAACGAGCACAATCCAGCCCTACCAGCGGGGCTTCTACTGCGACGACGACAGCATCAGGTACCCGCTGAAGACGATGGAGACGATCAATGACGCAGTGCTGTGTGCTGCGGGCATCCTCATCGCCATCCTCGCC ATCATCACGGGAGAGCTCTACCGCATCCACTACCTGAAGGAGAAGTCGCACTCCTTTATCCAGAACCCCTACGTGGCTGCTCTCTACAAGCAGGTGGGCTGCTTCGTTTTCGGCTGCGCCATCAGCCAGTCCTTCACAGACATTGCCAAAGTGTCCGTCGGGCGCTTGCGGCCGCATTTCCTGGAAGTTTGCGATTTGGATTTCTCCACCATCAACTGCGGGAAGGGAGTTTACATCCAAAACTACACCTGCAGGGGAAGCGACAGCAAGGTGCAGGAAGCCAG GAAATCCTTCTTCTCCGGGCACGCGTCCTTCTCCCTCTACACCATGCTGTATTTGGTG TTTTATCTGCAGGCCAGATTCACGTGGAAGGGAGCCCGTCTGCTCCGTCCCCTCCTCCAGTTCACCCTCATCATGATGGCGTTTTACACCGGCCTGTCCCGTGTGTCGGACCACAAGCATCACCCCACCGACGTGCTGGCTGGCTTTGCACAGGGAGCCCTGGTGGCTTACTGCGTG GTGTTTTACGTCTCAGATCTCTTCAAGCCCAAGACAAAGACTTGCCTGCCTCCACCGCCCATCCGGAAGGAGATCCTTTCACCTGTGGACATCATTGAGCGGAATAACCATCACAACATGGTGTAG